A single genomic interval of Labrus bergylta chromosome 18, fLabBer1.1, whole genome shotgun sequence harbors:
- the rbm25a gene encoding RNA-binding protein 25, which translates to MSPVSLPVGLLQKLEEEKGKKEKERLEIERERRERDKERERERERRDREKEKERERERDKERERDRDRDRDRERERDRDRDRERERTKERERERERDRSRDVSENRSRSRERTREEKKRDREEDEEDVHERRRLERRLRDKEAALPRTPENWEIRERKKGRDYSKDSEREDERRREMTKEAKRLKEFLEDYDDDRDDPKYYRGSALQKRLRDREKETELDERDRKREKEELEEIRQRLLAEGHPDPDAELQRMEEEAERRRQPPLKLEPEEDVHQEKSHKDRDREKRGSTRPVEPVPRGPPQHSDDDDVEGDEDSYRDGEDSQEAKPQLKPIMRPITTAPSVSSASGNATPNTPGNESPCGIIIPGENTPEVQPPEEHRPKIGLSLKLGATNSPSQLNVGKRKKLATVESVFNKFDDEEADEQPRKRKLVPLDYGDDDKSLGLDGAELPAGKGNVNTEEKRKHIKSLIEKIPTARPELFSYPLDWTMVDSTLMDRRIRPWINKKIIEYIGEEEATLVDFVCSKVMAHSTPQGILDDVAMVLDEEAEVFIVKMWRLLIYETEAKKIGLVK; encoded by the exons ATGTCCCCCGTTTCTCTTCCTGTCGGGCTCCTGCAGAaactggaggaggaaaaaggaaagaaggaaaaggagCGCCTGGAGAtcgagagggagaggagggagagggacaAAGAGCGGGAGCGCGAGAGGGAGCGCCGCGACCgcgagaaagagaaggagagagagcgcgagagggACAAGGAgcgggagagagacagggaccGCGATCGTGACCGAGAACGGGAgagagaccgagaccgagaccgcgAGCGCGAGAGGacgaaggagagagagagagagcgcgagagggACAGGAGTCGAGACGTCAGTGAGAATCGCAGCAGATCCAG AGAAAGGaccagagaggagaaaaaacgAGACCgtgaagaagatgaggaggacGTGCACGAACGCAGGCGGCTGGAGAGGAGGCTCCGAGACAAGGAGGCGGCCCTACCAAGAA CGCCTGAAAACTGGGAGATccgagagaggaagaaaggtcGGGACTACAGCAAAGACTCTGAGAGGGAGGACGAGAGGAGGCGGGAAATG ACGAAAGAAGCCAAACGACTGAAAGAGTTCCTCGAGGATTATGACGACGACAGAGACGACCCCAAATACTACAG GGGCAGCGCTCTTCAGAAGCGACTCCGGGACCGAGAAAAGGAGACCGAATTGGACGAGCGGGAccgaaagagagagaaagaggagctggaggagatcAGACAGAGGCTTCTGGCTGAAGGTCATCCTGACCCCGACGCCGAGCTACAAAGG atggaggaggaggccgAGCGCAGACGACAGCCTCCTCTTAAACTCGAACCAGAGGAGGACGTGCACCAGGAGAAGTCCCACAAGGACCGGGATCGGGAGAAACGGGGGTCGACGAGGCCCGTTGAGCCGGTCCCCCGAGGCCCGCCGCAGCATTCCGATGATGACGACGTGGAAGGGGACGAGGACAGCTACCGCGACGGAGAGGACTCGCAGGAGGCCAAACCACAACTGAAACCCATCATGCGACCGATCACCACGGCTCCCTCGGTGTCCTCCGCCAGTGGGAACGCCACGCCCAACACACCCGGCAACGAGTCTCCCTGCGGGATCATTATTCCAGGAGAGAACACGCCCGAGGTCCAACCTCCAGAGGAACACCGGCCCAAGATCGGACTGAGTCTCAAACTGG GCGCCACCAACAGTCCCAGCCAGCTCAACGTGGGGAAGCGGAAGAAGCTGGCGACCGTGGAAAGCGTGTTCAACAAGTTCGATGACGAGGAGGCCGACGAGCAGCCGCGCAAAAGGAAGCTGGTTCCTCTGGATTACGGCGATGACGACAAGAGTCTGGGACTCGACGGGGCGGAGCTTCCAGCGGGGAAAGGCAACGTCAACACGGAGGAGAAACGAAAACACATAAAGAGTCTCATCGAGAAAATCCCAACAGCGCGGCCCGAGCTCTTCTCCTACCCTCTGGACTGGACCATGGTGGACTCG ACTCTGATGGATCGCCGCATCAGACCGTGGATCAATAAAAAGATTATCGAGTACATCGGCGAGGAGGAGGCTACGCTGGTGGATTTTGTCTGCTCGAAG gTGATGGCACACAGCACTCCTCAGGGTATTCTCGATGACGTGGCGATG gttctGGATGAAGAGGCGGAGGTCTTCATCGTTAAAATGTGGAGACTGTTGATTTACGAAACAGAAGCGAAGAAGATCGGGCTGGTGAAATAA
- the vti1b gene encoding vesicle transport through interaction with t-SNAREs homolog 1B yields the protein MSSEEFEKLHEIYRSLYEELKLMPDRVLTCRGEERKRLVRSFDERQGEAEEVLEGMEEELRAAPSSHRNAMSTKLRMYRRDLGKLQRDMKVSAPGSGSMAVGGGGHHGIYSSQNQQSTHQQSQRALLLQGTDALNNASQSIERSQRIANETEQIGTDIIEELGEQREQLDRTRDRLVHTGENLGRTRKILRSMARRLVTNKLLLAVIILMELAILGAVVYLKFFR from the exons atgTCGTCGGAGGAGTTCGAGAAGCTTCATGAGATCTACAGATCTCTTTATGAGGAGCTCAAGTTAATGCCGGACAGAGTGCTCACCTGTCGCGGAG aggagaggaagaggctGGTGAGGAGTTTCGATGAGAGGCAGGGGGAGGCGGAGGAGGTG ttAGAAGGAATGGAAGAGGAGCTGCGAGCCGCCCCGTCCTCCCACAGGAACGCCATGAGCACCAAGCTGCGCATGTACCGCAGAGATCTGGgcaagctgcagagagacatgaAGGTCTCTGCTCCGGGCTCGGGCTCCATGGCTGTGGGAGGAGGAGGCCATCATGGCATCTATTCATCACAGAACCAGCAGAGT ACACACCAGCAGTCCCAGAGAGCGTTGCTGCTGCAGGGCACAGATGCTCTGAACAACGCCAGCCAGAGCATCGAGCGGAGTCAGCGCATCGCCAACGAGACGGAGCAGATCGGCACCGACATCATCGAGGAGCTGGGCgagcagagagagcagctggACCGgaccagagacaga TTGGTGCACACCGGAGAAAACCTCGGGAGAACTAGAAAGATCCTTCGTTCCATGGCGAGGCG GCTGGTGACGAACAAGCTGCTGTTAGCCGTCATCATCTTAATGGAGTTAGCCATTCTGGGCGCGGTGGTTTACCTGAAGTTCTTCCGGTGA